Genomic segment of Thermogemmatispora onikobensis:
TGCGGTGCGTCAACTCGTCGAGCAAGACCATGTCTTCGCCATCTTCCAGGTCTGCGGCTCCGGCAATGCCAACGTCGCCGAGAGCTACACCGTCCCGCGTGGCATTCCTTTTATTGATCCCATTGGCGGCGGCTCCAAATACACCGACCAGAGCGGCAAGGCCCTACCCTGGGTCTGGATGACCCAGCCCAACTATGGAGACGAAGGGCACGTCATTGGCTACTATGCCGCCACCACCCTCAAAGCGCGTAGTGTTGGCCTCCTCTATGAAGACGACGTCCTTGGGTTGCAGCAGAAGACCACCCTGGGTGAGGCGCTGCAAAAGTACGGCAGCAAGCTCGTGGCCTCCGTCGGCTACAACGCCACTCAGACCGACTTTTCGGCGGCTCTCCAGACCCTCAAAGCCGCCGCGCCCGACCTGATCGTCCTCAACGGCCTGCCCAGTCCCACAGCGCGCTTTGTCGCTACCGCTGCCGCCCAGGGCTATCGTCCGCGGCTGGGCTACCTGGCCAACTATCCGATGGCTGACAACTCCTGGGCCAAGGTCCTGGGTGCTGCCGGCGAAGGCATCTACGTCAGTGGCTACACCAGCATGGACACACCCGTGGCGCAGCAATATTTGCAGGCCACCCGCAGCGATCCTGTCTTTAGCGCCTACAAGTTCTACGGCTACATCAATGCCAAGATCATGGTCGATGCCCTGCGCAAGGCCGGCAGTAATCCCACGCGCGCCAGCCTGCGCGACGCTCTCGACCACGATTTCGTCAACTACGATACTGGCTTTGGGCCGACGCTGACCTGGACGCCGGAGCGTCACGGGGGGGTGAGCGACTTCATGTTCTTCCAGATCAAGCAAGGGCAGCTCACGCCTGTCAGTTCGTTCGTCAAAGCCAGCGCCGTCTGGCCCTAGAGCCTGCTCTGTCTGCATGGGCGTGGGGTGAGAGACGGTGCTCGCCTGCCGCCTGCAACTCGACAGCCAGCGCCGCTGCTGTGGCCTTCCTTATAAACAAGAAGGGCGCCGGCGGTCTAAGGCTCTGGCTGTCGTTCTGCTTGTTTGCTGACTGGCTCGTCCTGGCTGACGAAGAGAGGAGGCACCTTGTGCTTGCACTGCTCCAGGTCCTGCTGTCGGGGCTGGTCACCGGCAGCCTCTACGGCTTGCTGGCGCTGGGCATTGTTCTGATCTATCGCACGACGGGCGTGCTCAACTTCGCCTACGGAGCGCTGGCTGCCACCTCGACCTGCTTACTGTATATCCTGCTGACGGGGCCGCGGCTTCCCTTCTGGCTGGCCGTCCTGCTCAGCCTGCTCTTTGCCCTCCTGCTTGGCGCCGTCGTTGAGCGCGCCTTTGCACGTCCGCTGCTGGCGGCCCCTATTCTCACCAAGGCCATTGCTACCCTCGCTTTAGCCCTGGTGCTGCAGACGCTCGTTCAGGCGCTCTGGCCGCAACTGACCTCGCCGGTGCACTTCCCAACTCCTTTCGAGGGCCACGCCCTGCGTCTCGGCGGCCTCTATCTCTCGCTGAGCGATGCTCTGGCGCTCCTGACGACGGGCCTGCTGCTCATCGTGTTGCAGCTCTTTCTGCTGCGCACGCGCCTGGGTATTGCCATGCGAGCGACCGCTGATAGTCTCGAGGCGGCGCGGCTGATGGGCATTCCCGTGGGGCTGATCTTCCTGCTCGTCTGGATACTGGCCAGCCTTCTGGCTGCCGTTGCCGGCATCCTGATCGCCGCCCGGCAGACCGTGATCGACGTGCAGTTCATGGACCCGGTGCTCTTACTGGCCTTTATCGGCGCCGTGCTGGGCGGCCTCGACCGTCTGGAGGGGGCGGTACTCGGCGGTCTGCTCGTGGGTCTGGCGGAGAATGTGCTGGCTCTGCTGCTGGCCGGCCACAGCCTGGGCGCCCTGGACCTGGGCAATCCGGGCGTCCGTGAGGCCCTGATCTTCGCCGGCTTTGTGCTCTTGCTGCTGCTGCGTCCCCGCGGACTCTTTGGCGGGGCCGCCCTGCGGCGTGTCTAGCGCGGATGGAGGTGAGTGGCTATGAAACGGATGGTCTTGCCGCTCAAGAGAGGCCGGGTCGGGCAGCCCTCCCCCAGCGAAGCGCTGTCTCTGGCTGCGAGCGAACGGTCAGACAGGGCGCCAGGGAGAGCGCGCCTCGGCTGGCCGCGAGCGACGGCGTCGCTCCTGGCGCTCATCGCCCTGGTCATGCTGCCATCGCTCTTCGACCTGCTCTTTGGCGACAGCGCCGAGTTCCAGCTGCACCGTGTCACGTTGATCCTGATCCTGGCGATCGCCGCCCTGGCCCAGAACCTGCTTACCGGCTATGCTGCCCAGCCATCGCTGGGTAACGCTGCCTTCTTCGGCGTCAGCGCCTATCTACTGGCCTGGCTGAATGGCGACCTGCAGCAGCCCTACTGGCTGGCGGTGCTGGTTGCTCTCCTGGCCTGTGCCCTCCTTGGCCTGATCGTCGGCGGCCCGGCCCTCAGCGTCTCGGGGGCCCATCTGGCCATCGCCACCCTGGGCCTGGTTGTCTTGACCGGTTCACTGCTGACGCTGTGGGATACCAGTGCGGGTCGCCAGAGCTACGAGCTGACGGCCCTGCCCGAGGCCCTGGGCGACGATCGCGTCCTCTATTATCTGGTGCTGGTTCTGACAGCGCTCATCTTCTTTTGTGCCTTCCACCTGCTGCGCTCGCGCATCGGGCGGGCCTGGATCGCTCTGCGCGACAGCGAGGTGGCGGCGGCGGCCTGTGGCGTGGCCCTGACGCGCTACAAGCTGTTAGCCTTTGTGGTCAGCGCGGTGCTGACCGGGCTGGCGGGCGTGCTCTATGCGACCTGGGGCACGACGGCCACGGCCAGTATGTCGAGCGTTGACCAGACCATCGCCTTTTTGACGATGATCGTCGTCGGCGGGGCCGGCTCCCTGTCCGGCTCCCTACTGGGGGCGCTCTTTGTGGGCCTTGTGCCGCTGCTCTTAGGCGAGCTACCTGATCCGCTGACGCTGGGGCCGCTGCAGCTCCCAATTGCCACACTGACCACGGGCATCTACGGCGTGCTGCTGCTGCTCGCCTTGATTTTCTTCCCCGGCGGCCTGAGCGCAGTCTTTAGCCGAGGCGGGCGCCTGGCTCAGGGAGAGGGAGGAAAGCCATGAGTGCTGAGTGGCAGACAGCTGCACAGGAGGTGCGCCAGCGCAGGCCCTTGCTGGAGGTGCAGGGGCTGACCGTGCGCTTTGGCGGCCTGGTAGCGGTGGCCGATCTTGATCTGCGTGTCGAGGAGGGCGAAATCTTTGCCCTGGTCGGCCCGAATGGGGCTGGCAAGACGACGGTTCTCAATTGCATCAGTGGCTTCGTCAGGCCGAGCAGCGGCAGCATTCGCCTGGCCGGGCAGGATCTACTCGCCCTGGGCGCGGAGCGCCGGGCAGCCCTCGGAATCGGGCGGACCTTTCAAAATGGACAGCTGTTCAGCAGCATGACGGTCCTGGAAAATCTACTGGTGGGGCGCCATAGCCGGCTGCGTGCTGGTCTCTTCCAGAGCCTGCTTCCCATTGGCCCGGCCAGGCGCGAAGAGACAGCCGCGCGTCAGCGGGCAAGGGAGGTCCTGACCTGGCTCGGGCTGGAGAGCTACGCCGATCGCCTGGTGGCCACGCTGCCGGCGGGCCTGCAAAAGCTGATTGGAGTAGCGCGGGCCCTGGCCGGAGAGCCACGCCTGCTCTTGCTGGATGAGCCGGCGGCGGGGGTCCCTCTGCGCGAAGTGGCGGCCCTGGCCGAGCAGCTGCGACGCTGGAATGCGGAGCTGGGTCTGACCCTGCTGCTGATTGAGCACAACATGGAGGTGGTCCAGGCGGTAGCGCAGCGCGTCTGTGTCCTCAACTACGGGCGCAAGCTGGCCGAAGGCGAGCCGGCGACGGTGCTGCGCGAGCCTGCCGTCCTGGAAGCCTA
This window contains:
- a CDS encoding ABC transporter substrate-binding protein, with amino-acid sequence MRLQRPPAPMEQRRRGGSGVGLLLPSVLLFLLLLSACGSTSGGGGGGSSTSAPGVSADTITIGGVLDTTGPIKVICAPILQGDQLYFNQINAAGGINGRKIKFIQVSDNGDSTRTRDAVRQLVEQDHVFAIFQVCGSGNANVAESYTVPRGIPFIDPIGGGSKYTDQSGKALPWVWMTQPNYGDEGHVIGYYAATTLKARSVGLLYEDDVLGLQQKTTLGEALQKYGSKLVASVGYNATQTDFSAALQTLKAAAPDLIVLNGLPSPTARFVATAAAQGYRPRLGYLANYPMADNSWAKVLGAAGEGIYVSGYTSMDTPVAQQYLQATRSDPVFSAYKFYGYINAKIMVDALRKAGSNPTRASLRDALDHDFVNYDTGFGPTLTWTPERHGGVSDFMFFQIKQGQLTPVSSFVKASAVWP
- a CDS encoding branched-chain amino acid ABC transporter permease — encoded protein: MLALLQVLLSGLVTGSLYGLLALGIVLIYRTTGVLNFAYGALAATSTCLLYILLTGPRLPFWLAVLLSLLFALLLGAVVERAFARPLLAAPILTKAIATLALALVLQTLVQALWPQLTSPVHFPTPFEGHALRLGGLYLSLSDALALLTTGLLLIVLQLFLLRTRLGIAMRATADSLEAARLMGIPVGLIFLLVWILASLLAAVAGILIAARQTVIDVQFMDPVLLLAFIGAVLGGLDRLEGAVLGGLLVGLAENVLALLLAGHSLGALDLGNPGVREALIFAGFVLLLLLRPRGLFGGAALRRV
- a CDS encoding branched-chain amino acid ABC transporter permease, with product MKRMVLPLKRGRVGQPSPSEALSLAASERSDRAPGRARLGWPRATASLLALIALVMLPSLFDLLFGDSAEFQLHRVTLILILAIAALAQNLLTGYAAQPSLGNAAFFGVSAYLLAWLNGDLQQPYWLAVLVALLACALLGLIVGGPALSVSGAHLAIATLGLVVLTGSLLTLWDTSAGRQSYELTALPEALGDDRVLYYLVLVLTALIFFCAFHLLRSRIGRAWIALRDSEVAAAACGVALTRYKLLAFVVSAVLTGLAGVLYATWGTTATASMSSVDQTIAFLTMIVVGGAGSLSGSLLGALFVGLVPLLLGELPDPLTLGPLQLPIATLTTGIYGVLLLLALIFFPGGLSAVFSRGGRLAQGEGGKP
- a CDS encoding ABC transporter ATP-binding protein; the protein is MSAEWQTAAQEVRQRRPLLEVQGLTVRFGGLVAVADLDLRVEEGEIFALVGPNGAGKTTVLNCISGFVRPSSGSIRLAGQDLLALGAERRAALGIGRTFQNGQLFSSMTVLENLLVGRHSRLRAGLFQSLLPIGPARREETAARQRAREVLTWLGLESYADRLVATLPAGLQKLIGVARALAGEPRLLLLDEPAAGVPLREVAALAEQLRRWNAELGLTLLLIEHNMEVVQAVAQRVCVLNYGRKLAEGEPATVLREPAVLEAYLGREEEIGAREEWEVSDHAAG